A stretch of Eschrichtius robustus isolate mEscRob2 chromosome 6, mEscRob2.pri, whole genome shotgun sequence DNA encodes these proteins:
- the B3GALT5 gene encoding beta-1,3-galactosyltransferase 5: MAYVKMRRIYISLVVLGALCLYFSLDGLSPFKGKPLVFDNEGGNFLQLPDIDCRQDAPFLVLLVTSSHEQMFARSVIRNTWGREKIVGGKRIKTFFLLGTTPSKDMSRAVAQESQQYRDIIQKDFMDVYFNLTLKTMMGMEWIYRFCPQASFVMKTDSDVFVNIYYLTELLLKKNRTTRFFTGFLKLNEYPIRNRYIKWFVSELEYPWDKYPPFCSGVGYVFSSDVAGQVYNVAERVPFIKLEDVFVGLCLEKLQIKLEELHSKQTFFPGGLPFTICRYKKIVACHYIKPHNMLLYWQALESSLDEECPDI, translated from the coding sequence ATGGCTTATGTGAAGATGAGACGGATATATATATCCCTGGTGGTCCTGGGAGCCCTTTGTCTGTATTTTAGCCTGGACGGTCTGAGTCCTTTTAAAGGCAAGCCATTGGTTTTCGACAACGAAGGTGGGAACTTCCTTCAGCTCCCAGATATAGACTGCAGGCAGGATGCCCCCTTCCTTGTCCTGCTGGTGACTTCATCCCACGAACAGATGTTTGCCCGCTCGGTCATCCGGAACACGTGGGGGAGAGAAAAGATCGTGGGGGGAAAACGAATAAAAACATTCTTCCTCCTGGGAACCACCCCCAGTAAGGACATGTCGAGAGCAGTGGCCCAGGAGAGCCAGCAATATCGCGATATTATCCAGAAGGACTTCATGGATGTTTATTTCAATCTGACTCTGAAGACCATGATGGGTATGGAGTGGATCTACCGCTTTTGTCCGCAGGCATCTTTCGTGATGAAAACAGACTCTGACGTGTTTGTCAACATCTACTATCTGACTGAACTGCTCCTGAAGAAAAATAGAACAACTCGGTTTTTCACCGGCTTCTTAAAACTAAACGAATACCCAATCAGGAATAGGTACATTAAGTGGTTTGTTAGTGAATTGGAATATCCGTGGGACAAGTACCCGCCCTTTTGCTCCGGCGTTGGCTATGTTTTCTCCAGCGATGTGGCGGGCCAGGTGTACAACGTTGCTGAACGTGTCCCGTTCATTAAACTGGAAGATGTCTTTGTGGGGCTCTGCCTGGAAAAACTGCAAATCAAACTGGAGGAGCTTCACTCCAAGCAGACTTTCTTCCCCGGTGGGTTACCCTTCACCATCTGCCGTTACAAGAAGATCGTGGCCTGCCATTATATCAAGCCTCACAATATGCTGTTGTATTGGCAGGCTCTGGAAAGTTCCCTGGACGAAGAGTGTCCAGATATCTGA